A window of the Enterobacteriaceae bacterium 4M9 genome harbors these coding sequences:
- a CDS encoding prepilin-type N-terminal cleavage/methylation domain-containing protein yields MCGFSLPETLLALLLLAVVTSGLANWQRALAQGLRVQSQTLQLWRMLEQQSDITPVQQAQQQITRSETSHDGCVSITVTLTGLQGHRGQLHRLHCPLK; encoded by the coding sequence ATGTGCGGTTTCAGTCTGCCGGAAACGCTGCTGGCCCTTTTACTGTTGGCTGTGGTGACCAGCGGGCTGGCAAACTGGCAGCGTGCACTGGCACAGGGGCTACGGGTGCAAAGCCAGACGTTACAGTTGTGGCGAATGCTCGAGCAGCAAAGCGACATTACGCCCGTGCAACAGGCGCAGCAGCAGATAACGCGAAGCGAGACATCGCATGACGGATGTGTCAGCATCACGGTCACGCTGACCGGGTTGCAGGGCCACAGAGGCCAACTTCACCGCTTACACTGCCCGCTAAAATAG
- the thyA gene encoding thymidylate synthase, whose translation MKQYLDLMAKVLAEGTPKDDRTGTGTLSIFGHQMRFNLREGFPLVTTKRCHLRSIIHELLWFLKGDTNIAYLRENNVTIWDEWADENGDLGPVYGKQWRSWGAPDGKHIDQIAKVLEQLKSDPDSRRIIVSAWNVGELDQMALAPCHAFFQFYVADGRLSCQLYQRSCDIFLGLPFNIASYALLVHMMAQQCDLEVGDFVWTGGDTHLYSNHLEQTRLQLTREPRPLPRLVIKRKPASLFDYRFEDFEIEGYDPHPAIKAPVAI comes from the coding sequence ATGAAACAGTACCTTGATTTAATGGCTAAAGTGCTGGCCGAGGGGACGCCGAAAGACGACCGCACCGGTACCGGCACGTTATCCATCTTTGGTCACCAGATGCGCTTTAATTTGCGTGAAGGGTTTCCGCTGGTGACCACCAAACGCTGCCATCTGCGCTCTATCATTCATGAACTGCTGTGGTTCCTCAAAGGCGACACCAACATCGCTTACCTGCGTGAAAACAACGTCACTATCTGGGACGAGTGGGCCGATGAAAACGGTGACCTCGGGCCGGTATATGGCAAACAGTGGCGTTCCTGGGGCGCGCCAGACGGTAAGCACATCGACCAGATTGCGAAGGTGCTGGAACAGCTGAAAAGCGATCCGGACTCGCGCCGTATTATTGTTTCAGCGTGGAACGTGGGTGAACTGGACCAAATGGCGCTGGCTCCGTGCCATGCGTTTTTCCAGTTTTACGTGGCAGATGGTCGCTTATCTTGCCAGCTTTACCAGCGCTCTTGTGACATATTCCTCGGTCTGCCGTTTAACATTGCCAGCTATGCGCTACTGGTGCATATGATGGCGCAGCAGTGTGACCTGGAAGTGGGGGATTTTGTCTGGACCGGGGGCGATACGCACCTGTACAGCAACCACCTGGAGCAAACCCGTCTTCAGTTAACCCGCGAGCCGCGCCCGCTGCCCAGGCTGGTGATTAAACGTAAACCGGCGTCGTTGTTTGACTACCGCTTCGAAGACTTCGAAATAGAAGGCTACGATCCGCATCCGGCCATCAAAGCGCCGGTCGCGATTTAA
- the mutH gene encoding DNA mismatch repair endonuclease MutH — MEPLRPLAHPPQSEAELMYQANQLAGYSLSELAALAGLPVPPDLRRDKGWIGILLELWLGASAGSKPEQDFASIGVELKTIPIDRSGRPLETTFVCVAPLTGNTGVVWETSHVRHKLRRVLWVPVEGERAIPLGERRIGTPLLWSPSEEEEEQLRRDWEELMDLIVLGQVEHITARHGEVLQLRPKAANSRALTEAVGAHGEPILTLPRGFYLKKPFTAALLARHFLL, encoded by the coding sequence ATGGAACCTTTACGACCTCTTGCTCACCCTCCCCAAAGCGAAGCAGAACTGATGTACCAGGCAAACCAGCTTGCAGGCTACAGCCTCAGTGAGTTGGCGGCGCTGGCAGGACTGCCTGTTCCTCCCGATTTACGGCGCGATAAGGGCTGGATTGGGATATTGCTTGAGCTATGGCTGGGTGCGAGCGCAGGCAGCAAGCCGGAGCAGGATTTTGCCTCCATTGGCGTTGAGCTTAAAACCATTCCCATTGACCGCAGTGGCCGTCCGCTGGAAACCACGTTTGTCTGTGTTGCACCGCTTACCGGTAATACCGGCGTGGTGTGGGAAACCAGCCACGTGCGCCACAAGCTCAGACGCGTGCTGTGGGTGCCGGTAGAAGGTGAGCGCGCTATTCCCCTCGGCGAGCGCCGCATTGGTACACCGCTGCTGTGGAGTCCGTCAGAGGAAGAAGAAGAGCAGCTACGCCGCGACTGGGAAGAACTGATGGATCTTATTGTCCTCGGCCAGGTTGAGCACATCACAGCTCGCCACGGCGAGGTGTTGCAGTTGCGCCCTAAGGCGGCAAACAGCCGGGCGCTTACCGAGGCCGTAGGCGCACACGGCGAGCCGATTCTCACGCTGCCGCGAGGTTTTTATCTGAAGAAACCGTTCACCGCAGCCCTTCTGGCGCGGCACTTTCTGCTATAA
- the lgt gene encoding prolipoprotein diacylglyceryl transferase: MNSGYLRFPEFDPVIFSIGPVSLHWYGLMYLVGFVFAMWLATRRANRPGSGWTKNEVENLLYAGFLGVFLGGRIGYVLFYNFPLFLDDPLYLFRVWDGGMSFHGGLIGVICVMLIFARRTKRTFFQVSDFIAPLIPFGLGAGRLGNFINGELWGRVDPGFRFTMLFPNSRTEDLDLLQSHPEWQSLFDTYGSLPRHMSQLYEMVLEGIVLFIILNLFIRKPRPTGAVSGLFLIGYGAFRIIVEFFRQPDAQFTGTWVQYISMGQILSVPMIVAGIAMMAWAYRRPKPQIS, translated from the coding sequence ATGAACAGTGGCTATCTGCGTTTTCCCGAGTTTGACCCGGTTATTTTTTCAATAGGCCCGGTTTCGCTTCACTGGTACGGACTGATGTACCTTGTGGGTTTTGTTTTTGCCATGTGGCTTGCTACGCGTCGGGCCAACCGCCCGGGCAGCGGCTGGACCAAAAACGAAGTCGAAAACCTGCTGTACGCGGGTTTCCTCGGTGTGTTTCTCGGTGGCCGCATTGGCTATGTACTGTTTTATAACTTCCCGCTTTTCCTGGACGATCCGCTGTATCTGTTCCGGGTCTGGGACGGAGGCATGTCGTTCCACGGCGGCCTGATAGGTGTTATCTGTGTCATGCTTATCTTTGCACGTCGCACCAAACGCACCTTCTTCCAGGTTTCTGACTTTATCGCTCCGCTTATTCCATTTGGTCTCGGGGCCGGACGTTTGGGTAACTTCATCAACGGCGAACTGTGGGGGCGTGTTGACCCAGGCTTTCGTTTCACCATGCTGTTCCCCAACTCGCGCACGGAAGACTTAGATCTGCTGCAAAGCCATCCTGAGTGGCAGTCGCTGTTTGACACCTACGGCTCACTGCCGCGCCACATGTCCCAGCTCTATGAAATGGTGCTCGAAGGGATTGTGCTGTTCATTATCCTCAACCTTTTTATTCGCAAGCCTCGTCCGACCGGCGCGGTTTCAGGCCTGTTCCTGATTGGCTACGGCGCGTTTCGCATCATTGTTGAGTTTTTCCGCCAGCCGGATGCACAGTTTACCGGCACCTGGGTGCAGTACATCAGCATGGGGCAAATCCTCTCTGTGCCGATGATTGTGGCCGGCATTGCCATGATGGCCTGGGCGTATCGCCGCCCTAAGCCGCAGATTTCGTGA
- a CDS encoding prepilin peptidase-dependent protein — translation MPVMHGFTLPEALLAVAIGSMVLLAGSRLLPVLQLATLREAQVQNLEAELWRQVFTVGKTLQRAGYCRSECTLEGLRLLDSGRCVIVSRELAPGTGTEQVGFRLRGGALETFSGSVNCESGGWERMTDPASLRVEQFQVQRESRGVFAPRLTITLRAQALNAGARVQQLVHSVSGFNL, via the coding sequence ATGCCAGTGATGCACGGCTTTACTTTACCTGAGGCGCTGCTGGCGGTGGCGATTGGCAGCATGGTGTTGCTGGCGGGCAGCCGCCTGCTGCCCGTGTTACAGCTGGCAACGCTGCGTGAGGCGCAGGTTCAGAACCTTGAAGCCGAACTGTGGCGGCAGGTGTTTACGGTGGGTAAAACGCTACAGCGCGCAGGCTATTGCCGAAGTGAATGTACTCTGGAAGGGTTAAGGTTGCTCGATAGCGGGCGCTGCGTCATCGTCTCTCGCGAACTGGCCCCGGGCACAGGGACCGAACAGGTAGGTTTTCGGCTAAGAGGCGGGGCGCTGGAGACCTTCAGCGGTAGCGTGAACTGTGAAAGCGGTGGTTGGGAAAGAATGACTGACCCGGCCAGCCTGCGGGTCGAGCAGTTTCAGGTTCAGCGCGAGAGCCGTGGCGTGTTTGCACCGCGTCTGACCATTACGCTGCGTGCACAGGCGTTGAATGCGGGTGCCAGAGTGCAGCAACTGGTGCACAGCGTTAGCGGGTTTAATCTGTGA
- a CDS encoding YgdB family protein — protein sequence MKHQRGGATLAAVMVLILSGILLLYGLGQLFELRMPAVAGEIRRIRATTEAHSALAWGTTQRWQPQAHWQCRPARGGGQACLRQLERGLLLLGQDETGLLRFWQRATLSEGKVVLSPRSWSDYCPLTTGAECVP from the coding sequence GTGAAGCACCAGCGTGGAGGGGCAACGCTGGCCGCTGTCATGGTGCTGATTCTCTCCGGCATACTGTTACTGTATGGGCTGGGACAGCTTTTTGAACTGCGTATGCCCGCCGTTGCCGGAGAAATTCGCCGCATCCGTGCAACCACAGAGGCACACAGCGCGCTGGCGTGGGGTACGACGCAGCGCTGGCAACCGCAGGCACACTGGCAGTGCCGACCAGCGCGCGGGGGTGGGCAGGCCTGTCTGCGCCAGCTGGAGCGTGGGTTGCTGTTGCTTGGGCAGGATGAAACGGGCCTGCTACGCTTCTGGCAGCGAGCCACGTTGAGTGAGGGAAAGGTGGTCCTGAGCCCGCGTAGCTGGAGCGATTACTGCCCGCTGACGACAGGTGCGGAGTGTGTGCCGTGA
- the rppH gene encoding RNA pyrophosphohydrolase encodes MIDDDGYRPNVGIVICNRQGQVMWARRFGQHSWQFPQGGINPGESAEQAMYRELYEEVGLHRKDVRLIASTRNWLRYKLPKRLVRWDTKPVCIGQKQKWFLLQLTGSDNDINLQTSGTPEFDGWRWVSFWYPVRQVVSFKRDVYRRVMKEFASTVMPLQEPAPVRNASSGWRRKRG; translated from the coding sequence GTGATCGACGATGATGGCTACCGCCCAAATGTTGGTATTGTCATTTGTAACCGGCAGGGTCAGGTGATGTGGGCCAGGCGTTTTGGTCAACATTCCTGGCAGTTTCCTCAGGGGGGAATCAACCCGGGCGAATCGGCTGAACAGGCGATGTATCGGGAATTGTATGAAGAGGTGGGACTGCATCGCAAAGATGTGCGTCTGATTGCTTCAACCCGAAACTGGCTGCGTTACAAATTACCGAAGCGTTTGGTGCGTTGGGACACAAAGCCGGTTTGCATCGGCCAGAAACAAAAGTGGTTTCTGTTGCAATTAACGGGCAGCGACAACGATATCAATCTGCAAACCAGCGGCACGCCTGAATTTGACGGCTGGCGCTGGGTAAGTTTCTGGTATCCGGTTCGCCAGGTTGTTTCGTTCAAGCGCGATGTCTATCGCCGCGTGATGAAAGAGTTTGCCAGTACCGTTATGCCGCTACAGGAGCCTGCGCCTGTGCGAAATGCTTCCTCCGGTTGGCGCCGAAAACGAGGTTAG
- the ptsP gene encoding phosphoenolpyruvate--protein phosphotransferase, with protein sequence MLTLLREIVEKVASAPRLNEALRILVDDICQAMDTEVCSVYLADHERCCYYLMATRGLKKPRNRTVTLAFDEGLVGLVGRLAEPINLADAQKHPSFKYIPAVKEDHFRSFLGVPIIQRRQLLGVLVVQQRQLRQFDESEESFLVTLATQMAAILSQSQLTALFGQYRQTRIRALAAAPGVAVAEGWMDATLPLMEQVTEASTLNTAQERERLATALEDAAAEFRRFSKRFAAGAQKETAAIFDLYSHLLMDARLRRELYAEVDKGCVAEWAVKKVIEKFAAQFAALSDGYLKERAGDLRALGQRLLFHLDDTILSPNSWPHRFVLVADELSAATLAELPTDRLAGVVVRDGAANSHAAIMVRAMGIPTVMGADIQPVMLQGRMLVVDGYRGEVLVDPEAVLLAEYQRLINEEDALSKLAEGEAEQPAQLKSGERIQVLLNAGLSPEHEQKLGAYIDGIGLYRTEIPFMLQSGFPSEEEQVAQYQGMLQMFHDKPVTLRTLDVGADKQLPYMPISEENPCLGWRGIRITLDQPEIFLVQVRAMLRANAATGNLGILLPMITSLDEVDEARRLIDRARQEVEEELGYAIPMPRIGVMIEVPSMIFMLPQLKGRVDFISVGSNDLTQYLLAVDRNNTRVAGLYDSLHPAMLRALHAIAQTAVALDIELGLCGEMAGDPMCVALLTGMGYRHLSMNGRSVARVKYLLRHIDYADACDLAQRCLELQMSAEVRHQVAAFMERRGMGGLIRGGR encoded by the coding sequence ATGCTCACCCTGCTGCGAGAAATTGTCGAAAAGGTTGCCAGTGCGCCGCGCCTGAATGAGGCGCTGCGTATTCTGGTTGATGACATCTGCCAGGCGATGGATACCGAGGTCTGCTCTGTTTACCTCGCCGACCACGAGCGGTGCTGTTATTACCTGATGGCGACCCGCGGCCTGAAAAAACCGCGCAACCGTACGGTAACGCTCGCCTTTGATGAAGGGCTGGTCGGCCTTGTTGGCCGACTGGCAGAACCCATCAACCTCGCCGACGCGCAAAAACATCCCAGCTTCAAATACATTCCCGCCGTTAAAGAAGATCATTTCCGCTCTTTCCTGGGCGTGCCAATTATTCAGCGCCGCCAGTTGCTGGGTGTGCTGGTGGTTCAGCAGCGTCAGCTGCGCCAGTTTGATGAAAGTGAAGAGTCTTTTCTTGTCACGCTGGCAACCCAGATGGCGGCTATTCTGTCCCAGTCCCAGCTGACTGCGCTATTTGGTCAGTACCGACAAACGCGTATCCGCGCGCTGGCTGCTGCACCGGGTGTGGCGGTGGCCGAAGGCTGGATGGACGCGACACTTCCCCTCATGGAGCAGGTGACAGAGGCCTCAACCCTGAACACGGCGCAGGAACGTGAGCGACTGGCGACGGCGCTGGAAGACGCCGCAGCAGAATTCCGGCGCTTCAGTAAGCGTTTTGCCGCGGGGGCGCAAAAAGAGACGGCGGCGATTTTTGACCTCTATTCACACCTGTTGATGGACGCACGCCTGCGTCGCGAACTGTATGCTGAAGTCGATAAGGGCTGCGTGGCTGAATGGGCAGTCAAAAAGGTCATTGAGAAATTTGCTGCCCAGTTTGCCGCACTCAGCGATGGTTATCTTAAAGAGCGAGCCGGCGATCTGCGTGCATTGGGCCAGCGCCTGCTGTTCCACCTCGACGATACCATTCTGAGTCCAAACAGTTGGCCACATCGCTTTGTACTGGTTGCCGACGAACTCTCTGCGGCAACCCTTGCGGAGTTGCCGACGGACAGGCTGGCGGGCGTGGTCGTGCGCGACGGTGCGGCCAACTCGCACGCGGCCATTATGGTGCGCGCAATGGGCATTCCCACCGTGATGGGAGCCGATATTCAGCCGGTGATGTTGCAAGGGCGCATGCTGGTGGTGGACGGCTATCGCGGCGAAGTGCTGGTTGACCCTGAAGCGGTGCTGCTTGCCGAATACCAGCGGCTGATTAACGAAGAAGATGCGCTCAGCAAGCTGGCTGAAGGTGAGGCCGAACAGCCTGCGCAGCTCAAAAGCGGTGAGCGCATACAGGTGCTGCTCAATGCAGGCCTTAGCCCGGAGCATGAGCAAAAGCTTGGGGCGTACATTGACGGCATAGGCCTGTATCGCACTGAAATTCCGTTTATGCTGCAAAGTGGTTTTCCGTCAGAAGAAGAGCAGGTGGCGCAATACCAGGGCATGTTGCAGATGTTCCACGACAAGCCGGTGACGCTGCGCACGCTCGATGTGGGCGCAGACAAGCAACTGCCTTACATGCCAATTAGCGAAGAAAACCCCTGTCTTGGCTGGCGTGGTATCCGCATTACGCTCGATCAGCCAGAGATCTTTCTGGTCCAGGTGCGTGCGATGCTGCGTGCCAACGCCGCGACCGGCAACCTCGGCATTTTGCTGCCGATGATAACCAGCCTTGATGAAGTGGACGAGGCGCGCCGCCTTATCGATAGGGCCCGCCAGGAAGTCGAGGAGGAGCTGGGTTACGCTATCCCGATGCCGCGTATCGGTGTGATGATCGAAGTGCCGTCGATGATCTTTATGCTCCCACAGCTAAAAGGGCGTGTGGATTTCATCTCGGTTGGCTCTAACGACTTAACTCAGTATCTGCTGGCGGTTGACAGAAATAACACGCGTGTTGCCGGGCTGTATGACAGCCTGCATCCCGCCATGCTGCGTGCGCTACACGCCATTGCCCAGACAGCCGTGGCGCTTGATATTGAACTCGGGCTGTGTGGCGAAATGGCGGGCGATCCGATGTGTGTGGCGCTGCTAACCGGCATGGGTTATCGCCATCTCTCCATGAACGGGCGCTCGGTTGCACGCGTCAAATATCTGCTGCGCCATATTGATTATGCTGATGCGTGTGATTTGGCCCAGCGTTGTCTGGAATTGCAGATGTCGGCAGAAGTGCGCCACCAGGTTGCGGCATTTATGGAGCGGCGTGGCATGGGTGGGCTTATCCGCGGCGGGCGCTAG
- a CDS encoding prepilin peptidase-dependent protein encodes MELIVVMAMVLVLSSAGLHGWRQWQQHQRLVQSSRLLLAWLQQQRDEANAFNRDSLIRVVHEGTHWCLSGEAPQPETCRAGGRQVWRPQWPDITLAEITTGLTFFGLRNTARPGRITLENPSGRWRAVISVWGRIRLCHVGEPGCQ; translated from the coding sequence ATGGAACTTATTGTGGTGATGGCTATGGTGCTGGTGCTCAGTAGCGCCGGGTTACACGGCTGGCGGCAGTGGCAGCAACATCAACGTCTGGTACAAAGTTCGCGTCTTCTGCTGGCGTGGCTGCAACAGCAGCGTGATGAGGCAAATGCCTTTAACCGCGACAGCCTTATTAGGGTAGTGCATGAGGGCACTCACTGGTGCCTGAGCGGTGAGGCGCCGCAGCCAGAGACCTGCCGAGCAGGTGGGCGGCAGGTGTGGCGGCCTCAATGGCCGGACATTACGCTTGCGGAAATCACTACCGGTCTGACGTTCTTTGGTTTGCGCAATACCGCAAGGCCGGGGCGAATTACGCTTGAGAACCCGAGCGGGCGTTGGCGAGCCGTAATATCGGTCTGGGGGCGCATTCGCCTGTGCCATGTGGGGGAGCCAGGATGCCAGTGA